Part of the Streptomyces sp. WMMC500 genome is shown below.
CAACCGCACCCAGGCCATGACGCCCGCGGCGCTCGCAGAGAAGCCCACCTGGACCCGGCTCCCGGCCGTCGAGGCCGGCCAGACGACGCCCTGGGCGATGGAGGAGCGCTACAGCTACCGCGGCTTCGCGCCGGTCCTGGAACGGCTGGCGGACGCCATCGAGAACGCCGACAAGCTCGGCTGAGGGAGCGGCATGGCTTTCACCGACGACGTACGCGCGGACACGGCCGCCGCCCCGACGCCCGCGGAGCGGGTGCGCACGATCCTGGCGACCGCGGGCTCGCTGACGCTGGAGGCCGACGGCTTCCGCTGCGACCTGGTCGGCCTGCACACGACGGACCCGGGCCCCGACGGCATGCTGCTGCGGCTGAACCCGCCGGCGGACAGCGCGCTCGCGGCGCGGGTGGTCTGCGCCCCGACCGGCGACCTGCCGGTGCGGCTGCACCTGACGGACATCGCGCCGGTGGGCGTACGCGACCGGGTACGGGCCCGGGTGACGCTGATCGGCTGGCTGGCGCCGGAGGAGGCGCAGCCGGCCCCGGACAGGCTGGTGCTGGGCTTCGACCCGGCGGAGGCGCTGGTGGTGACGGCGGCCGACGGCACGGGGGCCGGTGCGGGCGCGGGCGCGGACCCAGGTGCCGGTGCCGGTACCGGTACCGCGGACGTGGCGGTCGTGGACCTGGAGGAACTGGCAGCCGCGGGCCCCGACCCGCTGGCCGCCCAGGAGGCGGCGATGCTGCTGCACCTGGCGGACTCCCACCGCGACGCGGTCGACGCCCTGACCCGCCTGGTCGACCCGGCGGCGCTGCACGGGGTGGTCCGCGTCCACCCCCTGGCCCTGGACCGCCACGGCCTCACCCTCCGCCTCGAACACCCCCGCGCCCACCGCGACATCCGCCTGCCCTTCGCCGCCCCGCTCGCCGACGCCGCCGAAGCGGGCATGGCCGTCCAGACCCTCCTCTACGCCGCCCAGCACTGCCCGCGCCGCCGCACCCACCGCGGGGGGTAGCGGCGGTCGTCGTAGAGCCGGCTCAGAGAGAACTGCGGTAGGTGAGGAGCCCTTCGACCCCGCGCAGGAAGGTCTCCCCGACGGTTTCCGGATCGGCCAGGCAGCCGGCGGCCATGGCGCCGTCCCGCATCATGACGAAGTGCCGGCCGGCGGGTTCCGCGTCGGGCTTTCCGGTGCCGGTGAAGAGTTCGGTGACGGTGTCGAGGAACCACCGCCGGTGCCGGAGAACCGCCCGGTGCACCGGATGGTCCGGATCGGGGTACTCGGCGGCGGCGTTGAGGAACGCGCACCCGCGGAAGCCGTCGCGCCGGATGTCGTCGGCGATCCCCCTGCCGATGATCCGAAGGGCCTCGTCGGCGGAGTCCCCCTGCTCACGTGCGGCGGTCACGCGTGCCCGGATCGCCTCGTCGACCTGCGTCAGGTAGGCGACGAGGAGGTCGTCCTTGCTCCGGAAGTGCCGGTAGAGCGTGGCGCGGGTGACCCGGGCCTCCGCGATGACGCGGTCGACCCCGACGGCGTGCAGACCTTCGGCGTAGAACAGCCCGCTGGCCGTGTCGAGCAGCCGGGTCCGTGCTTCCGACATCCACTTCCCTCCTGAGGCGCCACGTCGAGCCTAGCAGATAGAACGGTCGGTCTTGACAGCCGTGTAGAGAGTGCTGCACGCTCTGGTGGACCGACCGTTCTATCTCTCACGGAGGGCAGGGGTCGGGAACGTTTCACCGCTTCCACCGTCAGGAGAGATCAGATGTCGAGCTCCACCGCGCACGGCCACACCGGCACCCTGGCCGACCCCACGGACACGACCGACCGGCTGCGGAACCTGTACCACGGCCGCTTCGGGTTCGCCGTGGTCTGGGCCGCGCTGGTCGCCCTCAGCGCTTCGAGCCTCAGCCCGGTGAGCATCACCCTGCTGCTGGTCTATCCGGTCGTCGACGCCGTGGCAGCCGTGATCGACTTCCGCACCCCGGGGGCCGTACGACCGCGCGCACTGCTCCGCGTCAACGTGGCCCTGAGTCTGCTGACCGCGGCCGGCCTTGCCGCCGCCGTCGCCTCGGACGTCCCCGACGTTCTGCGGGTGTGGGGTGCCTGGGCGATCGCCGCGGGCCTGGTCCAGGTGGCCGTCGCGCTCTCGCGCCACCGGCTGGGCGGCCAGTGGGCGATGATCCTCAGCGGCGGAATCTCCGCCGTCGCGGGTTCCGGTTTCCTCGCGACGGCCGCCGAGGCGGACTCACTCGCCCCCCTCGCCGGCTACGCGACGCTGGGCGGCGTCTTCTTCCTGATCTCCGCGGTCCGCCTCCACCGCCGCGCGGCCGGGGCGAGGTGACGTGAGGGACGGGCGCCGGGTGCGGCGGACGGTCAGCGCGAGGACGGCGGCGGCGAGGACGGTGGGGAGGGCGGCCAGGACGAAGCAGAGGGGGAGCGGGACGCGGCCGATCAGCAGGCCGGTGGCGGCGGTGGCCGCGGAGGTGCCGGCGTTGAGGGCGGTGTTGACCCACGCGCCCGCCTTCGTACGGGCGTCGGGGGCGGCCGACTCGTCGGCGATGAGATAGGCGGTCGTGATGCCCGGGGCCACGAAGAGCCCGAAGACGGCGGCACAGGCCACCAGGGCGTACGGGTGCGGGGAGAGCCCGGTGGCGGCGAGCATCAGGGCCAGGGCCGCCGCGAGCACCGGCAGGCGCCGGGTGCGGGGCGAGCGCCAGGCGACGGCGCCGTGGACGAGGCCGCCGACGGCGCTGCCGGCGGACATCGCGGCGAGGATCCAGGGCACGAGGCCGTCGGCGCCGTGCTCGTCGGCGGAGGCGACGGCGAGGAGCGGGAGCGCCCCGAGGCACATCCCGACCCCGGCGGCCCCGACGGCGGCCCGCCGCACGGCGGGGTTCCGGCGCAGGATCCCGGGCGCGGACGCGGGCGCGGGTACGGACGCGGGCGCGGACTCGGGCGCGGGCACGGGCGCGGGGTCCGGTTCCGGCGCCTTGCCCGGCGGCCGGCCGGAGCCCGTCCGGGCGCGGGCCACCGGTGACGTGACCAGGGCCAGGGTCCCGGCGAGGACCAGCCCCGCGCCCGCCCCCAGGCCCACCGGCGCCGGGGCCGCGGTCACCACCGCGCCGACCAGCAACGGGCCCGTCACGAGCAGCAGTTCCTCCGCGACCGAGTCCAGGCTGTACGCCCGGGAGAGGAGCCCCGGCGGCACGAGGTCGCTCCACAGCACCCGCATCACCGGCCCCAGCGGCGGCGTGAACGCCCCGGCCGCCGCCGCGAGCACGACCGCTCCCGCGGCGCCCGCGGCGCCGCTCGCGGTGACGACGCCCAGCGCCGCCAGCAGGACCGCGTACGCCGCGGCCATCGGCGGCAGGGCGCGCCGGGGGCCGTGCCGGTCGATGAGGCCGGCCCGGGCTGGCGAGAGGGTCACGCTGGTCGCCCCGAAGCACGCCATGGCGGCCCCCGCCGCGGCGTACGACCCGGTGGCGTCCCTGACGGAGAGCAGCAGTGCCAGCGGGACCATCCCGTACGACAACCGCCCCAGCAGGGCGGCACCGAAGGTGCGGGAGGCATGGGGGATGCGCAGCACAGCCGCGTAGGACGGCGCAGACATGGTGAGGTTCCTCGGGGAAGGGAGCGCCGGGCGGGGGCGCTCGGATGCGTGCACGGGCGGCGTGGTGCCGCGCCCGGGGGGCGCGGCGGCGCCGGCTCCTATGCACGGAGGAGGAACATGCGGCCGAACGTAGCAGACCGGTACGCGGACATGAACGGGCCCGCACCCCTCCGGTCGGAGGGGTGCGGGCCCGGTGGCTCTCCGGTTGCGTTACTTCCTGGCGTACAGGCGCATCGTGATCGGGCCGAAGACCGCCACGATCACGCCCGCCCAGCCCAGGGTCCAGGCGATGTCCGACGCCGGCCAGTCGCCGTGCATCAGGTCGCGGACCGCGGCGGCGAGGTGGGTGACCGGGTTGTTGTTGACGAACGCCTGCAGCCAGCCCGGCATCGTCTTCGGCTCGACGAAGATGTCGCTGAGGAACGTCGTCGGGAACAGGACCATCATGCTGACGCCCATGACCGACTTCTCGGTGCGGAGCAGCAGGCCGAACATCGTCCAGATCCACGAGAACGCGAACGAGAAGACGATCAGCAGCGCCACTCCGGCGAGCACGCCCAGCACGCCGCCGTCCGGGCGGAAGCCCATGATGAGGCCGACGGCGATCATCACCACCGACGCTATGAGGTAGCGCAGCATGTCGCCCAGCAGGTAGCCGACCATCACCGCGGGGCGCCAGATCGGCAGCGAGCGGAAGCGGTCGAAGACGCCCTTCTCGATGTCGGTGTTGACGGAGACGCCGGTGTACATCGTGATCATGACGATGCTCATCACCAGGATGCCCGGCAGCAGGTACTGCAGGTAGTCCGAGGTGGAGCCGGCGAGCGCACCCCCGAAGAGGTACGTGTACATCAGCACCATCATGATCGGGAAGGCGGTGACGTCGAAGAGCTGCTCGGGCACGTGCTTGATCTTCAGCACGGCCCGCCAGCCGAACGTCACGGAGGCGGACCACGCACTGGGCCGTGGCGGCCGTTCCTTGGAGACCAGCAGCTCGGCCAGGCTCTCGGTGGTGACCGGCGCGAGGTCTTCGGTACGGGTCTCGGTCGCGGTGCTCATGCTGCTGCCTCCTGGGTCTCGGCACCGGCCGGGCGGTCGGTGAGGGCGAGGAAGACCTCGTCCAGGCTGGGCTGACCCAGCGAGAAGTTGTCGACGGTGATGTCCGCGCGGGCCAGCTCCGCCAGCGCGGCGGCGGCCTGGGCGGCGGCGCCGCGTCCGTTGTCGCCGTCGCCGACGCGGGCCGTGAGCGCGACGGGGTCGGGTTCGAGCTGCACCTGGGCGCCGGTGAGGGCCGACTCCAGCAGGGCGACCGCCTCCGCGCGCTGCGCGGCGTCGCGCAGCCGGAGGTGGACGGAGCCGGCGCCGACGGACGCCTTCAGCTCGCCCTTGGTGCCCTCGGCGATGACCTTGCCGTGGTCGATGACCGCGATCCGGGAGGCGAGCTGGTCGGCCTCGTCCAGGTACTGGGTGGTGAGCAGGACGGTCGTGCCCTGGGCGACGACCGCGCGGACGATGTCCCAGACCTGGTTGCGGCTGCGCGGGTCGAGGCCCGTGGTCGGCTCGTCGAGGAAGAGCAGGTCGGGGGTGTTGAGGATGGACGCGGCGATGTCGATGCGGCGCCGCATGCCGCCCGAGTAGTTCTTCACCTGCTTGTCCGACGCCTCGGCCAGGCCGAACGCCTCCAGCAACTGCGCGGAGCGCACCCGCGCCGCGGCCGGCTTGTGCCCGAGGAGGCGGCCGAGCAGCACCAGGTTCTCGGTGCCGGTCAGGTCCTCGTCCACGGAGGCGTACTGGCCGGTGAGGCTGACCCGGGAACGCACGTCGTTCGCCTCGCGGACGACGTCCTTGCCGAAGACCCGGGCCTCGCCGCCGTCGGGGCGCAGCAGGGTGGCGAGCATCTTCACGGTGGTGGTCTTGCCGGCGCCGTTGGGACCGAGGACGCCGTAGACGGTGCCGCGGGGGACGGCGAGGTCGACGCCGTCCACCGCGCGGGTCTCGCCGAACACCTTCACAAGTCCCGACGTCTCGATCGCCAGGCCGGACGAGTCGTTAGTCATGTCCTTCTTCTCCAGATTCTCCAACATCAGAAATATGAGCGGCTTCTGTTACGCCACGTACGGCCGCGCCGCGCGGGCCTCCCTCAGCGCGAGACCCCACCAGGTGAGCTGGTCCAGCAGGGCACCGGCGGCGCGTACCAGACCGTCCGAGTAGAGGGACCCGCCGGCCGGGAATTTCTCATCGGTGAAACGCAGGTCGATTCCGACCGAGTCCCGCACGGTGACCGTGTGCAACTCGGTGAAGACCGAGCGCAGGTGCTCCACCGCGCGCACCCCGTCGCAGCCGAAGCCGTACGACACGAAGCCGACCGGCTTCGCGTGCCACTCGTCATAGCCCATGTCGATGGCGTGCTTGAGTTGCGCGGGGAAACTGCGGTTGCACTCGGGGGTGACGACGACGAACCCCTCCGCCCACGCCAGCTCCGCGGTGAACGAGGACATCTGCGCGGTCGGGTGCTCGGGGTAGCGCACCGGGAGGTCGTAGTCGGCGAGGTCCAGGACGCGCAGCGCGATGTCGCCGCGCTCGCCGGCCAGTTCGTCGAACCAGTGCGCCACCGCCGGGGGGCCGCAGTCGGTCTCCGCCTGGCCGCCCAGGATGCACGCGATCCGCAGCCCCGCGGGGGCGGCGGGCGCACCCGCAAGGCCGGGCGCCTCGCGTATGCCGGAGTCGCCGTTCCGCATCGGACACCTCCCGGGTCTCGGCCCTCCCGGGCGGTGCGCCCGGGCCGTCACCCTTCAGGCGCCAGAATCCGGCAGGCGCCCGCTAGATCCGATCTAGCGGGCCGCGCGCGGAGCACGCACGGAACTTGCACCGATCACGCGCACGCCTTCCACCTGCGCGTTCGCCGAGTGATCCGCGCTTTCATCACAGTCACATAACGCCATCATGTCTGGTCGTCCACTGTTCATCCCCCGCTAACCGAAGCCGCCCCGCATGGCCGACTGCCGCCACTTCGATACAGGACCCGAGTTTTGTCCGGATCGATCAGCGGAGAGCAGTGAGAGCACGTGAGGCCGATACAGACGAAGCGCACCGCCACCCGCCTGGGCGCCCTCCTCCTGGCCCCGGCCGCCGTCGTCTCCCTCGTGTCCTGCGGCAGCGAGAGCGAGGCGAGCGGCGGTGAGGACCAGCCGGATCGGCTCACCGGGACGGTGCAGATCGACGGCTCCAGCACGGTGGAGCCGCTGACGAAGCTGGCCGGCGAACGCTTCGGCCGGCAGGAGCCCGGGGTACGGGTCAAGGTCGAGGCGTCCGGCACCGGCGGCGGCTTCGACCGGTTCTGCGCCGGCGAGACCGACATCTCCGACGCCTCCCGGCCGATCAACGACTTCGAGAAGGAGACCTGCGCCAACTGGGACGTGCCGTACCGCGAGCTGACCATCGCCAACGACGCGCTCACCGTCGTCGTCCCGCGCGGCAACGACTGGATCGACTGCATCAGCACCGACCAGCTCAAGCGCATCTGGGAGCCCGGCTCCACGCTGACGAGCTGGCAGGAGGTCGACCCCACGTTCCCGGACGAGCCGCTGCAGCTCTACGGCCCGGACACCGACTCGGGCACGTTCGACTACTTCACCGACGCCATCAACGGCGAGGAGAAGGCCTCCCGCTCCGACTTCACCCCGAGCAGCGACGACAACACCCTCGTCAAGGGCGTCTCGGAGCACTCCGGCGGGCTCGGCTACTTCGGCTTCACCTACTTCGACGAGAACCGCGACAAGCTGCGCGCTCTGGAGGTCGACGCCGGCGACGGCTGCGTCGCGCCCAGCACCGCGTCGGTCCAGGACGGCTCGTACAAGCCGCTGGCCAGGCCGCTGTTCCTCTATCCCTCGGCGAAGGCGCTGGAGCGCCCCGAGGTGGAGACGTTCGTCGAGTTCTACGTGGACAGCCACACGGACTTCGCCTCGGAGGCCGGCTACATCCCGCTCAGCGAGGTGCAGGAGCAGAAGCTGGAGCGGGACCTGGAGCGGCTGAAGAAGCACAGCGCGCAGCCCGGCGGAGCGGGTGACACCGGCGGCGACTCGGGCGGCTCGGGCGGCCTGTGATCAGGCTGTTCATAACGGGCCGATAACGACATCACGCACTCCTGTTCCGATGTTCACCTTCAGTTAACCGTCCCCACCCGGCCGAGTCTGCCCACGCGGAATTCCATGAGAAGCGACGAAGGGGGTGGTGACCGACCGATGGACACACCGGCGATACCCGGCCAGCGACACGGGCATGTCCTGCTGCTCGCCGATCCGGACGAACAGGTGGCGCACGATCTGGCCGAGCACCTGGCGGGTCATCAGGTGAAGGTCGTCTTCTGCTCCGACGGGGCGGAGGCGCTGCTCCAGGTCGGCCTGCAGTCCCCCGACGCCCTGCTGGTCAGCGCCAAGCTGCCGCTCGTGCCGGGCGCACGGGTGGTGGAGGTGCTGCGGCGGCGGAGCGCCACGCCGGTCATCATCGGCGTCGGCCCGGACGACGCGGAAGACGCCGTCGAGGCGCTGACCGCGGGGGCCAGCGCCTGCGTCGCCCGCCCCTACCGGCCGTACGAGGTCCTCAAGATGCTCGGCGTCGCCAGCCCGGCGGCGTACGACGTGGACCAGACGGTCGCCTCCGGGCCGTACAGCGTCAACCCCGCCACCTTCGAGGCCCGCGTCGACGGCCGGCTGGTGCAGCTTCCGCTTCGCGAGTTCAAGCTGCTGCACCTGCTGGTGGCCAACGCCGAGAAGGTCGTCACCCGAGACCAGATCAGCGCCGAGCTGTGGGGTGGCAGCGCGCCGAAGTCCAACACGATCGCCGTGCACATCCGTCGGCTGCGCGACCGCATCGGGGACAACCCTCACGATCCACGGATCATCCTCACCGTCCGGAACGTCGGCTACCGCTTCGTGCCGCCGGTCGCGGACACCCCCTAGACCCCACAACCCTCGATTTGTTGTCAGCCGCCTCTGGAGTGCGGCCTCAGGAAGGAAAGTCCCCAGTGAAGTCTCAGAGCAAGATCCGGATCCGCTCCGCGGCAGGCATACTCGCCCTCTCCAGCGCCCTCGTCCTCTCGGCGTGCGGCTCGGACGACAATTCGGACTCGGGCGACGACAAGGCCAGCGGCGGCGACAAGAGCAGCTCCGCCGGCGGCGACATCACGTGCGGCGGCAGCGGTGAGCTGCTCGCCTCGGGTGCCAGCTCGCAGGACAACGCCGTGCAGCAGTGGGTGGCCGACTACCAGGCCGCCTGCCCGGACGTGACGGTCAACTACAAGCCGGTCGGCTCGGGTGCCGGCATCGAGGAGTTCCTCGCCGGCCAGACCGCCTTCGCCGGCTCCGACTCCGCGCTGGAGCCGGAGGAGGTCGAGAAGTCCAAGGACGTCTGCTCCGGCGGTCAGGGCATCAACCTGCCGATGGTCGGCGGCCCGGTCGCGATCGCCTACCACCTGGAGGGCGTGGACGAGCTGGTGCTCGACGCCGAGACCCTGGCGAACGTCTTCAACGGCGAGATCAAGAAGTGGAACGACCCGGCGATCGCCAAGCTGAACCCCGACGCCGAGCTGCCGGACACCACGGTCCAGCCGGTGCACCGCTCCGACGAGTCGGGCACCACCGAGAACTTCACCGCCTACCTCGGCACGGTCGTCAAGGACGCCTGGCCGCACGAGGCGGACAAGAAGTGGCCGATCGAGGGTGGCCAGGCCGCCAGCGGTTCGGCCGGCGTGTCCTCGCAGGTGAAGCAGACCGACGGCGCCATCTCGTACATGGAGATCTCGCACGCCGAGTCCAACGACCTGACCACCGTCAAGCTGGACACCGGTGCGGCCGAGCCGGTCGAGGCCACCGTGGAGAACGCCTCCGCGGCGATCGCCGCCGGCAAGCGGGTCGGCCAGGCCCCCGACATGGCGCTGGAGCTGGACTACGCCACGAAGGTGGACGGCGCCTACCCGATCACCCTCGTGACCTACGAGATCGCCTGCGACAAGGGCAACAAGCCGGAGTCCCTGGACGCGGTCAAGTCCTTCCTCGGCTACACCGCGAGTGAGGCCGGCCAGCAGTCGGTCGTCGAGGTCGGCTACGCCCCGCTGCCCGCGGAGATGGCCGCCGAGGTCGTCAAGACCATCGACACCCTGTCCTGACCTGTCCTGAACGCCCACCGCCGGCCGGCGCACCACCGTCCGGCCGGCGGGGGGCCATCCGGTGCACCGCCGCCGGGACGCGGGCGCAGACCGCGCCGTCGCCCCACATCAGACCGGAGATTCACGTATGGCTGCTCCACCCACCGACATAGAAACCCCCGCCCCACCGCCGTCACAGGTCCTGCTGTCGAACGGCAAGGGCGGCACCCGCCGCGGCGACAAGGTCTTCTCCGGCCTGTCCAAGGGGTCGGGGATCGTGCTGCTGCTGATCATGGCCGCGATCGCCGCGTTCCTGGCGTACCGCGCGTCCATCGCCCTCGCGGACAACGAGGGCAACTTCCTCACCACCTTCGAGTGGGACGCAAACTCCATCCCGCCGAAGTTCGGCATCGCCGTGCTGGCCTTCGGCACGGTCGTCTCCTCGATCGTCGCGATGGTCATCGCGGTGCCGATCGCGGTCGGCATCGCGCTGTTCATCACGCACTACGCGCCGCGGAGGCTGGCGGCGCCCATCGCGTACGTCATCGACCTGCTGGCCGCCGTGCCGTCCATCGTCTACGGCCTGTGGGGCGCCCTGTTCCTCGTGCCGCACCTGATCGGCACGTACGAGTGGCTGGACCGCTACCTCGGCTGGACCGTCGTGCTGTCCTTCGACGGGACCGCGCCGCGCTCGCTGATGACCGCGGGCATCCTGCTGGCCGTGATGATCCTGCCGATCATCACCAACGTCAGCCGCGAGGTCTTCGCCCAGACCCCCCGCCTCCAGGAGGAGGCCGCGCTCGCGCTCGGCGCGACGCGCTGGGAGGTCATCCGCATGACGGTGCTGCCCTTCGGCCGCTCCGGCGTCATCTCCGCCTCGATGCTGGGCCTCGGGCGGGCGCTGGGCGAGACGATGGCGGTCGCCACCGTGCTGTCGCCGTCGGCGATCCTGTCCGCGGAGATCCTCCAGGCGGGCGGCGGGACGTTCGCGCAGAACATCGCCGCGTCGTTCGGCGAGTCCGGGCAGTTCGGGCGGGACGCGCTGATCGCCTCCGGCCTGGTCCTGTTCGTCATCACGCTGCTGGTCAACGGCGCGGCCCGGCTGATCATCGCCAGGCGCAAGGAGTACTCGGGGGCCAACGCATGAGCGCGCAGACCATCGCCGACAAGCCCGGTGCCGACCGGCTCGGCATCCAGCAGCCGCGGCTGCCCCGCTGGGCGCCGCTGGCCATCGCGGCCGGCTCCGCCGCCGCGGGCGTGCTGGTCGGCGTGCTCGCCGACCTCGGCAGCCGCGTCCAGTGGGGCCTGATCGCGGCGATCCTCTTCGTCGTCGGGCAGTACGTCATCTCGTCGGTGACCGAGGGCGGCCGGCAGGCGAAGGACCGGCTGGCGACCTCCCTGGTGTGGGTGGCGTTCCTGCTCGCCGTCATCCCGCTGGCGTCGCTGATCTGGGAGACCGCCAGCAAGGGCATCAAGGTCACCGACGGCTACTTCCTCACCCACTCGATGAGCGGCGTGGTCAACATCGCGCCCGGCGGCGGCGTCTACCACGCGCTGATGGGCACCATCGAGCAGGTGCTGATCGCCACCGTCATCGCCACCCCGATCGGGCTGCTGACCGCCGTGTACCTGGTGGAGTACGGCCGCGGGGCGCTCGCGCGTGCGGTGACGTTCTTCGTCGACGTCATGACGGGCATCCCGTCGATCGTCGCCGGCCTGTTCGTCCTCAGCCTGTGGATCATGATCCTGGACTTCGGGTACTCCGGCTTCGCCGGTGCCATGGCGCTGGCGATCCTGATGATGCCCGTGGTGGTCCGCTCCACCGAGGAGATGCTGAAGCTCGTGCCGAACGAGCTGCGGGAGGCGTCGTACGCCCTGGGCGTACCGAAGTGGAAGACGATCCTGAAGGTCGTCCTGCCCACCTCCATCGGCGGCATCACCACCGGCGTCATGCTCGCCGTCGCCCGCATCACCGGCGAGACCGCCCCGGTGCTGCTGCTCGTCTTCGGCAGCCCCGCGATCAACAACAACCCCTTCGACGGCGGTCAGGCGTCCCTGCCGCTGTACATCTACCAGCAGTGGGGGGCCGGCACCGAGGCGTCGTTCGACCGCGCCTGGGCCGCGGCCCTGGTGCTCATCGTCTTCGTGATGCTCCTCAACCTGCTGGCCCGCGGCATCGCCCGCTGGAAGGCCCCGAAAACCGGCCACTGACGGCCACAGGAGAAGTGATCTGACATGGCCAAGCGCATCGACATCAGCGGCCTCACCGCCTACTACAGCGACTTCAAGGCGATCGAGGACATCTCGATGGCCGTCGAGCCCCGCTCCGTGACCGCCTTCATCGGCCCGTCCGGCTGCGGCAAGTCCACCTTCCTGCGCACCATCAACCGCATGCACGAGGTCATCCCCGGCGCGCGCGTGGAGGGGAAGGTGATGCTGGACGACGAGAACCTCTACGCCAGCGGCGTCGACCCCGTCTCCGTACGCCGCGTGGTCGGCATGGTCTTCCAGCGGCCCAACCCGTTCCCCACCATGAGCGTCTACGAGAACGTCGCCGCCGGCCTGAAACTCAACAGCCGCTACAAGAAGTCCGAGCTGGACGACGTGGTGGAGAAGTCCCTGCGCGGCGCGAACCTGTGGAACGAGGTCAAGGACCGCCTCAACCGCCCCGGCTCCGGCCTGTCCGGCGGCCAGCAGCAGCGCCTGTGCATCGCCCGCGCCATCGCGGTCGAACCCCAGGTCCTCCTCATGGACGAGCCCTGCTCGGCCCTCGACCCGATCTCCACCCTCGCCATCGAGGACCTGATCGGGGACCTGAAGACCCGCTTCACGATCGTCATCGTGACGCACAACATGCAGCAGGCGGCGCGGGTCTCCGACCGCACCGCGTTCTTCAACCTCGCCGCCGTCGGCGAGCCGGGCAAGCTCATCGAGATCGACGAGACCGACAAGATCTTCTCCAACCCGTCGGTGCAGGCGACCGAGGACTACGTCTCCGGCCGCTTCGGCTGAGCCGACTCCGGCCGGTGCCCCGGGGGACACCGGCCGGCCGAGCCGTCTTGCGGTGCTGCCTGGCGGTGCCGCCGCAAGACACCAGGGCCCGCCCCGCACCCGGGGCGGGCCCACCCGTCACTCCTCCGCCTGCGCCGCCTCCGCGGGGCGCGTACGGAGGGCCGCCCACCCCGGCACCAGGGTGGCGGTGAGGGCGAGGGCCACGGCACCGGCGACTATCGCGGCGTAGATGGACGGCGGGCCGGAGGAAAGCACGCTGTCCGCCGCCGCGTGGCTGAACGGCACCAGCGCGGTGGCCGCGGCGGCGGTGCCGAGGCCCACCCCGATCCCGGCGACGATCAGCGCCTCGATCGTCAGCATCCGCAGCACCTGCCGGCGGGTGGCGCCGGCGAGGCGCTGCAGCCCGAACTCGCGGCGGCGGCCGGAGACGGAGAGCACCAGGTTGTTGACCACCGCGATCGCCGTGTACGCCACGATCATGCCCAGGATCAGGTAGTTGACCCACGCCTGCGTCTCGGTGTCCTCCACGTGGGCCTCGATCAGCTCGCCGCGGTCCGTGACGCCGGTGCCGGGGTGGCCGGCGAGGGTCTTCTCCAGGCTCGCCGTCAACTCCGCGGCGCCGACGCCTTCTTCGGCCGTCACGAGGATCTGCTGCGGCAGCCCGCCGTCGGTGTGCCCGGCGAGGAGGTCCGCGGGCACGAACACCGTGTCGTAGCCGTCTCGGCCCTCGAAGAGCACCGCGATCCGCAGGTCGGCGACGGCACCGTCGCCGAAGCGCACCTCCACGGTGTCCCCGACGCCGCGGCCGTCCGCCGCGCCGGCGGGCAGGGCGATCGTCCGGCCGGTGAGGTCGGCCACGTCGCCCGCGACCGGCTCCAGCGCGGTGGTCCGCGCGGCGCCGCGGGCGTCGACGCCCTGCAGCGGCACGCCGTCCTCGTCGCCGAGGCCGTCGATCCAGCCGGTGCCGGTGACGTACGCGCCGGCCGCCGCGACGCCGTCCGCGGCGCGGACGTCGGCGGTGAGCGCCGGGTCGAGGGTGCCGGCGGGGGAGTCGACGACGGCGTCGGCGCGCAGGGTCTCGGCGTACGCCTCGC
Proteins encoded:
- a CDS encoding NAD(P)H-dependent oxidoreductase; amino-acid sequence: MRNGDSGIREAPGLAGAPAAPAGLRIACILGGQAETDCGPPAVAHWFDELAGERGDIALRVLDLADYDLPVRYPEHPTAQMSSFTAELAWAEGFVVVTPECNRSFPAQLKHAIDMGYDEWHAKPVGFVSYGFGCDGVRAVEHLRSVFTELHTVTVRDSVGIDLRFTDEKFPAGGSLYSDGLVRAAGALLDQLTWWGLALREARAARPYVA
- a CDS encoding ATP-binding cassette domain-containing protein — encoded protein: MTNDSSGLAIETSGLVKVFGETRAVDGVDLAVPRGTVYGVLGPNGAGKTTTVKMLATLLRPDGGEARVFGKDVVREANDVRSRVSLTGQYASVDEDLTGTENLVLLGRLLGHKPAAARVRSAQLLEAFGLAEASDKQVKNYSGGMRRRIDIAASILNTPDLLFLDEPTTGLDPRSRNQVWDIVRAVVAQGTTVLLTTQYLDEADQLASRIAVIDHGKVIAEGTKGELKASVGAGSVHLRLRDAAQRAEAVALLESALTGAQVQLEPDPVALTARVGDGDNGRGAAAQAAAALAELARADITVDNFSLGQPSLDEVFLALTDRPAGAETQEAAA
- a CDS encoding DUF2470 domain-containing protein is translated as MAFTDDVRADTAAAPTPAERVRTILATAGSLTLEADGFRCDLVGLHTTDPGPDGMLLRLNPPADSALAARVVCAPTGDLPVRLHLTDIAPVGVRDRVRARVTLIGWLAPEEAQPAPDRLVLGFDPAEALVVTAADGTGAGAGAGADPGAGAGTGTADVAVVDLEELAAAGPDPLAAQEAAMLLHLADSHRDAVDALTRLVDPAALHGVVRVHPLALDRHGLTLRLEHPRAHRDIRLPFAAPLADAAEAGMAVQTLLYAAQHCPRRRTHRGG
- a CDS encoding ABC transporter permease, which encodes MSTATETRTEDLAPVTTESLAELLVSKERPPRPSAWSASVTFGWRAVLKIKHVPEQLFDVTAFPIMMVLMYTYLFGGALAGSTSDYLQYLLPGILVMSIVMITMYTGVSVNTDIEKGVFDRFRSLPIWRPAVMVGYLLGDMLRYLIASVVMIAVGLIMGFRPDGGVLGVLAGVALLIVFSFAFSWIWTMFGLLLRTEKSVMGVSMMVLFPTTFLSDIFVEPKTMPGWLQAFVNNNPVTHLAAAVRDLMHGDWPASDIAWTLGWAGVIVAVFGPITMRLYARK
- a CDS encoding TetR/AcrR family transcriptional regulator, whose amino-acid sequence is MSEARTRLLDTASGLFYAEGLHAVGVDRVIAEARVTRATLYRHFRSKDDLLVAYLTQVDEAIRARVTAAREQGDSADEALRIIGRGIADDIRRDGFRGCAFLNAAAEYPDPDHPVHRAVLRHRRWFLDTVTELFTGTGKPDAEPAGRHFVMMRDGAMAAGCLADPETVGETFLRGVEGLLTYRSSL
- a CDS encoding MFS transporter, with the protein product MSAPSYAAVLRIPHASRTFGAALLGRLSYGMVPLALLLSVRDATGSYAAAGAAMACFGATSVTLSPARAGLIDRHGPRRALPPMAAAYAVLLAALGVVTASGAAGAAGAVVLAAAAGAFTPPLGPVMRVLWSDLVPPGLLSRAYSLDSVAEELLLVTGPLLVGAVVTAAPAPVGLGAGAGLVLAGTLALVTSPVARARTGSGRPPGKAPEPDPAPVPAPESAPASVPAPASAPGILRRNPAVRRAAVGAAGVGMCLGALPLLAVASADEHGADGLVPWILAAMSAGSAVGGLVHGAVAWRSPRTRRLPVLAAALALMLAATGLSPHPYALVACAAVFGLFVAPGITTAYLIADESAAPDARTKAGAWVNTALNAGTSAATAATGLLIGRVPLPLCFVLAALPTVLAAAVLALTVRRTRRPSLTSPRPGRAAVEADRGDQEEDAAQRRVAGEGGE